Proteins from a single region of Antechinus flavipes isolate AdamAnt ecotype Samford, QLD, Australia chromosome 2, AdamAnt_v2, whole genome shotgun sequence:
- the TCIM gene encoding transcriptional and immune response regulator has product MSTSLRVSPSVHGYHFDTAARKKAVGNIFENIDQESLQRLFKNSGDKKAEERAKIIFSNDQDLEEKTRALMALKKRTKDKLFQFLKLRKYSIKVH; this is encoded by the coding sequence ATGTCTACTTCGCTGAGAGTGAGCCCATCAGTCCATGGGTACCACTTTGACACCGCTGCCCGAAAGAAAGCCGTGGGCAATATCTTCGAAAACATAGACCAAGAATCCCTCCAGAGGCTGTTCAAAAACTCTGGGGACAAGAAAGCCGAGGAGAGAGCCAAGATCATCTTCTCTAACGACCAAGATCTGGAAGAGAAGACCAGAGCTCTTATGGCCCTGAAGAAGAGGACCAAAGACAAGCTGTTTCAATTTCTGAAACTCCGGAAATATTCGATCAAAGTTCACTGA